Below is a genomic region from Gillisia sp. Hel_I_86.
ATGCCTGATCTGGTCTACACGATACAAACACATCCTCACAAAATGGAGACAATATCTCTTGTAGGTAGGTATGTTGTGATACACCGTGATATTTCATAAAAACTTTATCGACTCCCATACGTGTGCTTTTTCCTCCACCTAAAATTAATCCTTGAATCTTTGGGATCCGGTTTTCTACAAGTTTTTTCACAAAGCCACTTATTATTTTTTCATCTGTCAGTAAGAAAACAGGCAGTTCTGCATATTTTGGGATCAACTCTTTAATATATTCAGGAATTTCTTTGTCTTCGTGATCAGTTCTTACAAGAGCAATTACATTCGTTAATGCTTCTTTTCTTTTAATAAGAGAGGCTTCTTTTTTTTTATCTATCATCACTATTTGATGATTCGCCTTCTCGTGGTTTCCATTAACCAAAATAAGCTGTGAGGAATTAAAAAAAGTATCCTGCTCGAACTTTGAAACTGTATTAAATACATTGAACTGATGATGGGTGATCTTATTTATAAAATTTTTAGTAAAAGCAACAGAAGGAGATTCTTTTTCATTATCGGTATGTGATGCGTGGTCGGCATCTACATAAGCTACAGAAAATTCATCCTGAAGTTGCTTGCCAATACTAGAAGCCAAGGTTTGGATACGATTGCAATTACTTCCAAGGATGCTAATTTCGTTTCTCCCATAAAAACCTTTATCTGGTTTTGTTAACTTGCTATGCTGCTCGTGTTTCATTGTTATTTTGTATATAATATTCTTAATGTCAAAAGAAGATGAACCTAAAAGTTAATTTTTTTTTATTTAAAAACCAAGTATGATAAATTATTTATAAAAACATCAATATAAACCTTTAATTAATAAGTTATTTTTAATATTTTCACTAATGTGAAATCACAATACTCACAAATATATTTAGACTACAATGCTACAACACCTTGCGATCAAGCTGTTGTTGATGTCATGTTTCCATATTTTAACACGCATTTTGGCAACGCTTCAAGTAGTCATCATCCTTTTGGGTGGTTAGCTAAAGATGCTATAGATGAAGCTACTGAAGCTATATCTAAAACATTAGGAGTTTCATCAAAAGAGTTTGTGTACACTTCTGGTGCTACAGAAAGTATCAATGGGATTTTAAAAGGTCTTTATAGAAAAAACAAATCTAAACGCAATCATATTGTCACCACAAAAGCTGAACATAAAGCAGTGCTCGATGTTTGTAAATTTCTTGAATCTGAAGGTGCTTTAGTAACCTATCTCGATGTTACTTCGGATGGTTTGGTTGATATTCAACAACTAAAAGATTCAATTTCTAAAAACACCTTAGTCGTTTCTATACTCTACGCTAACAATGAAACAGGTGTTATACAGCCACTAGATGTCATTTCGCGATTATGTAAAGCTAAGGGGAGTTTTCTCTTTTCAGATGCTACTCAAGCCTTAGGGAAAATTGAAATGAATGATTTTTTTGAACAGGTAGATTTTGCGTGTTTTTCCGGACATAAACTATACGGTCCTAAAGGTATTGGTCTTAGTTTTATTAAAGAAAAAAACGCCAATAACATCGATGCTTTTATTCACGGAGGCGGGCAACAACGCTCATTGAGAGGAGGTACTTATAATACGCCTGCTATTGTTGGTCTTTCTAAAGCTATAGTGCTGGCAGAAAAATCTTTAACTAAAGAAACAAAGCGTTTAAAAGATTTGAGAAATCAGCTTCAAGATGGGTTATCTGCAATTGAGGAATCTATTGTTAATGGCAAGAATGTTAATAGATTACCCAACACACTTAATATATCTTTTAAGTATATAGATGGTGTAAATTTACTTCGCGGCTTGAGTAGATTCTTAGCTGTTTCAAATGGATCTGCTTGTAACTCTGCAGAGGTAAACCCTTCGCACGTGTTAATAGCGATGGACATTCCTGCTACCTTAGCTTTTTCAAGCTTACGATTTAGCTTGGGGCGTTTTACTTCATCAGAAGATATTAAAAACACAATTAATATTGTGACTAATGAAGTCGCAAAACAACGCAAGTCTAATATTCTTTGGGAACGAAGAGATTCTTAATCTTAATTATTTAAAATATCTAAGATCCTTACTAATTTAAAATCTGTCGTGAATAGGTTTTTCCTTATCTCTCAACATTCCTCCGTTTTTATTAGAAAACACTCCTAAAATTTCCGCAAAAATACTTGTAGCAATTTCTTCAGGTGTATTAGCTCCTATTTCTAAACCACAAGGTGCATAAATACGCTGAAGTTGCTCCTCTGTAATTGGAGTGCCGGAATTTAAAAAATCAGATTTCATTTTTTCAAACCGCTTTTTAGGTCCCAAACTAGCAATGTAAGGTGCTGGACTTTGCAATGTCTTTTTAAGATTTATGGTATCAGTTTTATAATCGTGAGCCATTAAAATCACAGCTGTTCGATCATCAATTTGTGGTCGCTTATTTTCATCTTTACTGTAAATATGCTTTACAGAGTCGAGTCTATCTTTTTTTAATTTTTGTAAATTACCTACTAAACTCACTTCCCAATCGAGTACCTGTGCAAGGTCAATCATTGGGTATACATCATAGTTATCGCCGTAGATAACAAGATGAAATTGTGGAGGAATAAGCTCAATAAAAGCACTTATTTCAAGCTTGCCTATAGTGTAATTATAAATTCGGGATTTTTTGGTGTCCAGAACCTTAAGGATATCTTTTGTAAGCATGTTTTTTAATTCGGAATGCTTACATCCTTCCAGAGTTTGTGTCTCTGTATCATAATAATAAGTATGCCCTAGTGGAATATTTTCATCAGATTTATTAGTTGCTGTTACAGTAACCAGAATATGGGATTTTCTTGAGGAAATACATTTTTCTAACAAGCTAATGGTATTATTCTTTGAAGTGATAGGAGAAATTAAGACATCAATTATTCCGTTACATCCAAGTCCTACACCTATTTGGCTTTCATCATCTTTCGTGGTGTCGTATGTTACAATTGAAGGTTCCTCTTTAAGGATAGCTATTTGGGATCGTTTTAAAGCATCGCCTTCCAGACATCCACCACTAATACCACCTTCAAAAATGCCCGATTCAAAAACAAGCATTCGTGCGCCTTCTCTCCGATATGAGGATTCCTCAACTCTAACAACCTGAGCAATAGCGGATTTCTCAGAAGAAGTACTGTAAAAGTTATATAATTTTATAATGGATTTTATTTCTTTCATTATGATATCTCTCTGTTTTTTTTCATTAAAACTACAATAAAACTATAAATTTTATCGTAGTTTACTTCTTTACTTAAAAATATATGAATATTCCAAAACACCAATATAATGCAGCTTAAAGACAGTTTTGATAGAACAATAGATTATATACGTATTGGAGTTACAGACCGTTGTAATTTAAGATGTTTTTATTGTATGCCTAAAGAAGGGATACCTTACGAGCCTAAAGCAGATTTATTGAGTTATGAAGAAATTATCAGGCTTCTCGATGTTTTAGGAAATCTTGGTTTTAAAAAAGTTAGGTTTACTGGAGGAGAACCTTTTTTACGAAAGGATTTTATAACACTTTTAGAGAAGACTCACCAATTATCTCATTATAAGGAAATTCGTATTACTACCAATGGAACTCTGATGACCCAACACATTCCGAAACTTAAAGAATTAGGCATTGACACTATAAATTTAAGTCTCGACACTTTGGATGCAGAACGCTTTAAGGAGATTACCAGACGAGATGATTTCAGTAAAGTGATAGACGCCTTTCACACGCTATTAGATGAAGGTTTTACCTTGAAAATTAATGCTGTTGTAATGAACGGAATTAACACAGAAGATATCCTTCCATTGGTGGCCTTGGCGGAAGAGCATCCTGTAAGTATTCGATTTATTGAGGAGATGCCATTTAATGGTGGTTATAAAGAAAATGACACCAAATTTAATGCGACGGATATTTTTGATACGATAAAAAATAAATATGCAAGCCTTTCAGCTAAAACAGGAAAGCATGGAGACACAGCAACTAATTATACTATTGATGGTTTTAAAGGTGATGTTGGAATAATTGCAGCCTTTTCACGCACTTTCTGTAACACCTGTAACCGACTACGTATTACACCTAAAGGTGATATAAAAACGTGTTTGTATGATGGCGGAACTTTTAGCATAAGAGATTTTATACGCTCTGGTGTGACTGATGAACAAATAGCCAATAAATTTATTGAACTTATTAAACTAAAGCCCGAAAATGGCTTTGTAGCTGAAGAAGGAATAAAAAAATCTCCTGTACGTGGAGAAAGTATGAGTACTATAGGTGGTTAAAAAAATGAATAGAACGTTTATAACATATAAGGAAGCACTACAGATTTTGGAAGATAATAAGACATCTTTTCCAACTATTTCTGTCCCAATAAACGATTGTGGAGGAGGATTTCTTGCTGAGGATCTAATTGCAGATAGGGACTTTCCACCATATCACAGAGTGACAATGGATGGCATAGCCATTCGACACAGGACTTTTGAAAATGACACACATATATTTCCTATTCAGGAAGTGGCACCAGCTGGGACAGCACAAAAAACATTAGCTGATGTTAATAATTGTATCGAAGTAATGACAGGAGCCATACTTCCCAAAAAAACAGATACCGTTATTCGTTATGAAGATCTTGATATTAAAGATGGCCTTGCCCGAATAACTATTGATACGATTACTAAAAGACAAAATGTACATTTTAAAGGGATAGATATAACAGAAAATACTGTTATTAAAAAGGCAGGACAACAAATTTCCAGTGCCGAAATTAATGTTGCTGCAGCAACAGGTATGGATAAGGTTCTGGTTCGTAAAATGCCTAAAGTGGTTATTATTTCTACTGGAGACGAATTGGTAGATGTACATGAAAAACCACTTGAACATCAAATACGAAGATCCAATGTATATGGTATTAAAAACACCTTTAGAGAATGGGGTATTCCTGCTGAATTAAAACACCTGCCCGATAATAAGGAAGAAATAGAAACCATCATTGCTGGCTTTCTTATAGACTTTGATATGCTAGTTATTACAGGTGGAGTTTCTAAAGGTAAATTTGACTACTTACCAGATGTGCTTACCAAACTTGGTGTTGTCAAACATTTTCATAAAATACAACAGCGACCCGGTAAACCATTTTGGTTTGGGACTAAAGGTAAAGACACACACGTTTTTGCATTGCCCGGCAACCCTGTTTCTTCATTTGTGTGTCTATATGCATATATTCGGTTTTGGCTTCAAAAGTCTTTACGAATTGAAGACGAGCCAACCTATGCTGCTCTTAGCGAAGACATAATATTCAATCCTGACCTAGTGTTTTTCACAGAAGTAAAAATAAGCAGTGATCCAAATGGAACATTAAATGCACAGCCTATTTTTGGGAATGGCTCAGGAGATTTCATCAATCTTGTTAATACTGATGGATTTTTAATCCTTCCGCAGGAAAAGAAAGTTTTTAAAAAAGGGGAGGCATATCCCTTTATATCCTATAGAAATAAATTATGACATTATGGAATCAGAAAACACATCCTGTTGCAACAGTCAAGAAACAGCCGTTCTAAAAAAAGCCCATACTTTTAAAAGTGGGCTAATGTCATTTTTATCGACTGCCTTAATAATTGTGTTGCCTAAATGCCCTTTTTGCGTTGCAGCTTATTCTGGTGCCATCCTGATGTTTTTTGATGTAGAAAATGAAGCATTAATCCCTTTCTTTTTACATGGAAAACCAGTTTTAGGAGTTGTAATTATTGCATTAATATTCTTTAATTTCAATACTAAAAAATCTAAAATTGCTTTAAGTATTTCTATTTTTGCTCTTATTTTATTATTATTATCTACCTACGGAAATATTCGTTTAGTACCAGATTGGATTATCTATATTGGTTTTCTTTTTGCAGTTTGGTATAATGGTAATTTCCGATATTTTTACAACTTTTTAAAAACAAGTAAACTTGCAAAAGCACTTAAGCACTAATATAAAAAGCAATGAAGATACTATTGTTTGGCATTTCAAAAGATATTGTTGGAGCATCCTCTCTACTAATAAATGATGGAAAAAAAACCCCCACAACAGTTAAAGAATTAAAACAATTCATTTCTAATAAATACCCTGAATTTAATACACTTTCTTCTTTAGCGATTGCTGTAAATAGTAATTATGCAGATGATACAACATTGCTACAAGAGGAAGATGAAATCGCAATTATACCGCCTGTAAGCGGAGGATGATTATGAAAATAGATATTCAAATAGTAAACGATATAGATACCACAAAGGTATACCAACAACTATCTCATCCAGAAAGCGGAGGTATTTGTGTTTTTATAGGAAGTGTTCGTAATACTACTCAAAATAAAAAAGTTGAAGCTCTTGATTTTGAGACCTATGAAAAGATGGCCATTAAAGAAATGCAGGTTATAGCAGAGGAAGCTATTCGTAAATGGAAATTAAATAAAGTAATACTACACCACGCTCACGGAAAAAAAGAAGTAGAAGACCCTGTAGTTATGGTTGGCGCTTCGTCTGCACACCGAGATGCTTGTTTTGAAGCCTGCCGTTACCTTATAGACACACTTAAAGAGCGTGTTCCTATTTGGAAAAAGGAATTCTTTACCAATAAAACTGTATGGGTATCTGCCCATCCATAAAGATGCTTATTTACGTACGCGTAATCTACAATACAATGAAATTATGAGTCACAAATTATCACATATAGATGAATCCGGAAATGCTGCAATGGTAGATGTTTCAGCTAAAGAAGCAACTACTCGAATTGCAATAGCATCTGGAAAGATCTCATTTCCTCCAAAAGTTTTTGAAACCTTGAAATCTCAAGATTTTTTAAATAAAAAAGGGAGTATCACTCAAACTGCCATTATTGCCGGCATCCAAGCCGTAAAACAAACGGCAAACCTAATTCCTTTATGCCATCAATTGCCCTTGTCTAAAATAAATATAGAGGTGACTCCGGTAGTAAATGCTTTAAATATTGTGTGTGAAGTAAAATGCAACGAACGCACAGGTGTAGAAATGGAAGCCCTTACAGGTGTGAGTATATGTGCATTGACTATTTACGACATGTGTAAAGCACTGTCGCAAGATCTTAAGATTTCTGATATTCAACTTGAAAAGAAAGAAGGTGGGAAATCAAATTTTACTCGCCAAATTTAATGGAAAATGAACGATACATACGACAAACAATTTTAAAGGGCTTTGGATTAGAATCTCAAAAAGAATTAACCAACGCAAGTGTTTTAGTAGTAGGTGCTGGCGGTCTTGGAGTTCCTGTATTGCAATATTTAAATGCTATGGGAGTTGGCAAGATTGGTGTGATTGATAATGATGTTGTGAGCTTGAGTAACTTGCACAGGCAAGTTTTATATTCAGAAAAAGATATTGATAAATCTAAAATTGTATCTGCAATAGAAAAACTAAAAGCTCAAAATTCTAATACAGACTTAATAGGTTATGAAAGTTTTTTAACGAAGAACAATGCAATATCTATTATAGAGGATTATGATTTGGTTGTAGATGCATCAGATAATTTTTCAACACGTTATTTAGTCAATGATGTTTGCGTGATGTTAGGGAAGCCTTTTATATATGGAGCCTTACACGGTTTTGAAGGATATCTTAGTGTGTTTAATTATAAGGAAGGGCCAACGTATAGGTGTCTTTTTCCAACAATGCCAAAAGCTGAAGAGATCCCAAATTGCAACGAACAGGGTGTTCTAGGAGTAATTCCGGGTATTATTGGAAATTTGCAAGCTCTTGAAGCTGTAAAAATAATTACAGGGATGGGTAAAGTTCTTTCAAGGAAATTGCTCATTTTTAATGGACTTGAACAAGAATATCATAAATTCAATATTTGTAGTATCCCAAAAAATAAAATTATAACAGCATTACAAGAAAGTTATGAATTAGAATGTAATATTGATACTTCATCTGTAACTGCAAATACCTTCAGGGGGCTTTTAGATAGTAATGATCAGCTTCAATTAGTAGATGTGAGAACAGAGGGAGAATATCAAGATTTTCATCTAGAACAAGCCATTAATCTTCCGTTAGATTCTTTAGACTTAAACTATAATTCTATTAACTATAACAAACCTGTTTATTTTATTTGCCAATCTGGAGTACGAAGTGTGAAAGCCATTCAAATCTTGAGAAAATATCAACCAAAAGCCACTTTAATCAATATTGAAGGAGGGTTAAATCAATTAAGAGACTATGCTTCTGAACATTAAAAGATCGTTCCTTCTTTTTTCGGATTTTTTATTATAGCTACATTTTATTCTTCTGTTGGTTTTGGTGGAAGTTCCAGCTATTTAGCTTTATTGCCACTTTTTGCATTTTTTCTTTATTCGTTCTAATGCGCTTGTTGGCAATCTTTTAGTTGGTTCTGTAAATGCTTATTTGTTCTAGAATAACGGACATTTTTCTATTAGAGATTTTTTGCTTTTTATAATTACCGGTAAAGCAATCCATGGAAAGCTTAAAACACGTGGAGGAATGGATACTTTAGATAAATTTAAGGACCCATCCCAATACGGGAAAAATAGAAGTATGATCGCTATAGGAGGCTAGTTAATTTTGCCCTTTTTTAAATCCATAGGTATTTTGACGTATAAAATCTGTTGGGAATTCTTCATCACCCGGAAATCCTAATTCAATGGTTCCACTATCTTCCGGCACATAATTCGTTTTAAAAATATAATCCCAAAGACTTAAACTAATTCCAAAATTCACTCCATATTTACCATCTGGTAAATCATATGCATGATGGTACAAATGCATTACTGGATTATTGATAATATATTTTAGCGGTCCCCAAGTTATTTTGATATTAGAGTGGTTGATATGTCCAATAGTTATAGCAATAAAATGAACGATATATGCTTGCTCCGGCTCGAAACCAAATAAAATCATTATTCCAAATGTTTTAAGCGGTTTGTACAAGATATTTTCCATCCAATGGTAACGTAAATGTGCTGCAAAGCCCATTTCTTTAACACTGTGATGAACCTTATGATATTTCCAAAAGAAAGGATATTTATGCAGTAACGTATGTGTGAACCATTGCACAAAATCCAGAATAATAAAAAACACGAATAACTGCAACAACATCGGCCATGCCGAAGGATCAAACAAGGCTAATGATTTTTCTGAAACACCTAGATCCTCAAAACCAAGCTGTAGTATTTTATAAAATCCACTTATGGCGATAGAGAAGATAAAAAAGTTAAAAAACATATAGAAGCCATCTAACCAAAAATCCTTTCTGAAAATGGATTGCTCCTTACGCCAGGGAAAGATCATTTCCAGGCTCCAAACAATAAGGGAAATAGCAATTAAGCCCCAAAAATAATTCGTATACCAAGGCACTTCAAATAATATCGATTTCCATGTCCAATCTACCGTTCCGGTAAAAGCATTAAAAAATGCATCTAAATATTCATTCATATTTTATTATTCTATTATTGTTGTTATACTATCTTGGTCAAATGATAAGTCGTCAAACTGACTCCATTCTGTCCAAGAACCATCGTAATTTTTCACATTTTTATAACCTAATATTTGCGTAAGTACAAATGTTGTATGCGCTGAGCGTACACCACTATGACAATAAGCGATGATTTCATCATCCTTGGAAGCGCCAAGCTTATTATATATTTCAATTAAATCTTCTGTAGATTTCATTTTTTTATCACCATTATAATTAACAGATTTAGCCCAATCTATAGATTTACTATTTGGTATTCTCCCTCCTTTTGCCGCACCTTCTTTTTGCCTTTTTCCGGAAAATTCATCGTCTGTTCGAGCATCTATTATAAATGTATTATTAGCTACTGCTTGTATCATTTTTTCTTTAGAAATTAAATATTTCATCGAAGGCGCATCGGTTAACTTAAAGTTTGACCTCTTTACTATAGGTGTTTCCGTAGAAATAGCACCATTTTTTTCTTTCCATGCTGTTATTCCTCCATGTAATAATCTCACCTTTGTAAAATCATAATTTTGTAAGATCCACCATAATCTTGTAGAATCAACCAAGCCATTATCATCATAAATGATTATGGTATCCTTTGTGTTAATACCTAAACCACTAAATAGAGTCTCCATTTGTTTTTTTCCGGCCATCATGCCTTTATAAGGATAGGAGGCATCTTCAATATCTGTGCGCCAAATATTCATAGCACCTTCGATATGTTCGTTTGCATAGAATTCTGATTTTCTAAAATCCAAAATTTTGATGTTCGGTTCATTAGCGATTTTCAGCAACTCATCAACTTCGATCAAATAGTTAATTTTACTATCATCTTCGTCACTAATATTTAGATTAGCTTCTTCATTTTTAGTAACCTCTACTTTATTTTTTTTCTCTTCCTTACAAGATGAAAATGCGAGCAAACAACACAATAAACTAATTCTCCAGACCATACCATTCTATATTTGTTAAATTTTCACGTCTTCCTTTTTCCGTAACTGGATAATTAGTAACAAGATAATTCACTATTATTTCTTGATTAGCACCTAAATCCCATAGGTTTTGAGTTTCCTGCATCCATTTAATAGTTTCATTCCACCGCTCTGCGCTCATTTTATTTTGTGTGACCAATTTGGCCGAATGGCAATTGGTACAATTATTAACAACCGCCATTAAACCTACCCCATCAACCAGTCCTGTACGAACATGGATTCCATTTTCTATTAGGTTCTCGTCTATCTCTTCCGGAGTAACAACTAAAGCTTCTGTATTACTTTTAAAGGCCGAAAAATTCGGGTCGTTAATATAATATATTGTTGCCCCACCTGCTATTAAAAATATGCTGAAGGCTAAAATCATTAAATGATACACCTTCTTCGCGTATTTTTTAAATTCCTCTTCTTTAGTCATTTATGTTACTTTGATAGCAATTCTATGACAGGCATTGTTTAAATAACCTTTTGGATTCCAGCCGGGTAACAACATTGGTTGGGCTACACCTTGAGTGTCGGTTGCTTTTGCCCAAACCTCATAGTAGCCTTTTTTAGGAAAATCTATGGATGCCGAGAAATGTTGCCAAGCCAAACGGTTTACTGGATCCTCTATTTGGCACTCTCTCCAGATTGCCCCAAAATCTATGGAATATTCCATTTTTGAAACCTCTAATTCTCCTGCCCAAGCGTGGCCTCTAATTTTTAAGGATGTGCCATCTTTTAAAACCGCACCAGATTTAGGATATGTGATCAATGATTTTACAGGCATAGATTCTATAATGCACATGTCTTCATCTTTAACCTTTTCTCCCGGTGCCACAGGTTCGCATGGCACACGGTAGGCTGTCCCCATCATTTTAGTGCCATCGTGTATTTTGTTTCTAATGCTTATTCGATTAATCCATTTCCCCGAAACAGATGCTGGCCAACCACCTGCTACTAATCGTAATGGGTATCCGTGCGCAAGAGGGATTTCCTTTCCATTCATTTTGAACGCTAATAATGTTTCGTCTTGCAGGGATTTCACCATTGGAGCTCCTCTAGAAATTGGTTCTTTTTTTGGGTCTCTGCTTAAGTGTTCATCTACTGCATGATATCCTGTATAAACAGCATTATTTTTTATTCCTGCATCTTCTAAAACGTCACGTAGGCGTATACCGGTCCATGTTGCACAATGCACTGCACCAACTGTCCACTGGTTTCCTTTTGCTGGGGGATTAAATTCGCTTCGTCCATTTCCGCCACATTCCAATGTTAATTGGTAGGTGTGATGCTCGAATTTTGATTTCAATTCTTCCAGCGTATATGTTTTTTGGTTCACTACAGATTCTCCATCTATAGTAAGAGTCCATTTTTTTGCATCAATTGCTTCTGGAATTAGCCCATTATTTCTAATGAACATTGCAGAATTCGGTGTAATCTTATCGTCCAGTAAATGGGCTTGTGCTTCAATATTCCATGGCTTATCGTTAAGCACGAGCATTTCCTTGTTCTTATTAAACAATTTGAAGGGATCTGGATCTTGTAGCGCTAATAGATTATAATCTTCTAATAAATTGGATCCATAAACGATTTCAGCACCAATGAGAGTGGCCAAAGTACTTAAGGTTGTTTTTTTTACGAAATCTCTTCTTTTCAAGACAATAAAAATTATAATATTCCTAATATAAAAATCACAATATACAATGTGCCATATTTATCTACTGTAACAAATGTTACATTTAAACTTCTCTGAGAAGGTTAATTTTAAAATTTAAAAATCTAACTTAATAAAAATCTAACTTAATGAGATATACCAAATTCTTTATTCCAGTTCTAGGAATAGCTTCAGTTTTAAGTTTAAGCTGTAATTCAACCAAAAAGTCAGCTACTTTGGATAAACTAAATCCCCAAAAAGTTGCTTCAATATCTATACTTCATACTAATGATATGCATGGTTCTTATATGCCTTTTGAAACCAATTTAGGCAACGCTACAGCGCAAACTGGAGATTCCATAGACAATTACATGAAATTTGAGCGTAAAGCAAAAATTGGTGGATTCGAATATCTTGCAAGTGCTATAAAGTCTATAAGAAAAAACAAAGGTGATGACAGCGTAATATTATTGGATGGTGGAGATACTTTTAGTGACGACCAATTAGGCAACCTTACAAAAGGGGAGGCGATGATTAAAATGATGAATGAAGTGAATTATGATCTCATGGTTTTGGGAAATCACGATTTTGACTACGGTCTTGAAAGAACAAATGAACTGCAGCAACTTGCTAACTTCCCTATGCGAGCAGCAAATATAATCGTTAAAGAAACAGGGAAACCAATTTTTGGAGAGCCTTATGTGGTTATAAATAAGCAAGGTGTCAATATAGCTATTCTTGCCTTAAGCTATAGAAATACACCTTTAACTGGAAATTCTAAAAACATTGAAGGTCTGGAATTTGGAATTGGTGCTGAAGCTGTCAAAGAATACCTTCCTATGCTCACTGAAAAAGCTGATATCATTGTGTTACTGTCCCATGAAGGAATGGCGGTAGATAAAATAATTGCTGAAGAAATAGAAGGCGTAGATCTTATTGTAGGTGCGCATAGTCATGATGTTATTTCCCCACCCTTAAAAATAAACAACACTTATATAGTGCAAGCGTTATCGGATGTAGCAATACTAGGAGAAACAGAAATACAAATAAGTAATAATAAAATTATAGATATTAATGCAAATTATCATTACTTATGGCACGATGAAATGTCTCCCGATGTGCAAATGCAGGAAATGATAAATCAACTAAGAAAACCATATTTATCTAAATTAGAGGAAAAAATCACAAAAACAAATTCCATAATTGGAAGGCAATATAAATCTGAAAGTCCTTTTGATAAAGTGGTAACCAGCATGATGATGGACAAACTTAACGTAGATGCTGCATTTTTACCGGGAGTTGGATATGGGATTTCATTAGAAGGAGATATCACTTCTGAAGATGTATTCAAATTACTGCCACATCCAGCAAAAATTGTAACCTTAGAAATGACAGGAGATCAAATTAGAAGAACCCTGGAACAAACTGCGATTAATATTAAACCTACAGATAAAATGAATACCGTAGGTGGGCTAATCCAATCTTCTGGCATCCAGTATAACTTAAACTTTAATAATCCAGTAGGGCAAAGAATATCTGACATTAAAATAAAAGGTGAAAATTTAGATCTTGCAAAAACCTATAAAATTGCTACTCATACCGGGATGCTTGGTGGGA
It encodes:
- a CDS encoding bifunctional metallophosphatase/5'-nucleotidase; translated protein: MRYTKFFIPVLGIASVLSLSCNSTKKSATLDKLNPQKVASISILHTNDMHGSYMPFETNLGNATAQTGDSIDNYMKFERKAKIGGFEYLASAIKSIRKNKGDDSVILLDGGDTFSDDQLGNLTKGEAMIKMMNEVNYDLMVLGNHDFDYGLERTNELQQLANFPMRAANIIVKETGKPIFGEPYVVINKQGVNIAILALSYRNTPLTGNSKNIEGLEFGIGAEAVKEYLPMLTEKADIIVLLSHEGMAVDKIIAEEIEGVDLIVGAHSHDVISPPLKINNTYIVQALSDVAILGETEIQISNNKIIDINANYHYLWHDEMSPDVQMQEMINQLRKPYLSKLEEKITKTNSIIGRQYKSESPFDKVVTSMMMDKLNVDAAFLPGVGYGISLEGDITSEDVFKLLPHPAKIVTLEMTGDQIRRTLEQTAINIKPTDKMNTVGGLIQSSGIQYNLNFNNPVGQRISDIKIKGENLDLAKTYKIATHTGMLGGIHNYEEFGKGLNINKTNIVLTEFVLENLRELKELSFPERMGEVILNK